Proteins from one Neodiprion fabricii isolate iyNeoFabr1 chromosome 5, iyNeoFabr1.1, whole genome shotgun sequence genomic window:
- the LOC124183105 gene encoding ral guanine nucleotide dissociation stimulator isoform X1, producing MLWPVLGEDGLRPTGGGLGPPPALPPAAPASQSLKGVSRLAPLLLCTPCKPSSQYKKNHNYHTNSFISGSNLNANTTATQWYVQQPTWRLWGEERGDGVIYTVYLKKVRYHRPTRSLSASDSDDEISHLEWETVRVRFLKAGTVQRLVESLANDDGELESTYINVFLATYRAFTTPREVLELLLARYDALEENSGAAPAGEQHRKTLVQALHVWLDAYPGDWKSPPTHPLLVRLLDFTHRRLPSSELELKARHRLHCFQRADQIIDSCLMYENSRLPVHTSGDNIGDLWPTYSFPEVPHRHFAEQLTRMDAELFKKLVAHQCLGAVWSRRDRSRSHEAATVLATVNQFNAVSLRVITTILIDLSLKPQERARVIETWIDIAQELRVLKNFSSLKAIVSGLQSNSVYRLEKCWQAMPREKHELFRELERIFSEENNAWTQRELLIKEGTAKFADTAGRSDRHLQKLFQKQNTNAGNISYGTIPYLGTFLTDLTMIDTAIPDTIADGLINFDKRRKEFEVLARIRLLQGAANAYNISADPIFERWFHSVLVLDDREAYRMSCQIEPPPPGNTINSRGKKKQGNPGHRKNDSITSTSSSSSSQFYCDLESLPSSPHNSLDRQTSPSQMSSSSSSSSLPSLDVSLSSGGGASSGHQARLAPPYLTPGSNGAPSAGVTGNSSSPMSPTHSHKSSPDFYIIKVTMESESVETEGVVLYKSIMLSNNERTPQVIRNAMLKLNVEGSPEHYTLAQVLPDREMVLPNSANVYYAVNTAHNLNFILRPRRDVNTDGNVTDSPRNKNGNQNHKR from the exons ATGCTGTGGCCGGTTCTCGGTGAGGATGGGCTGAGGCCTACAGGAGGAGGTTTGGGACCACCGCCAGCACTTCCGCCGGCTGCCCCTGCGTCCCAATCCTTGAAAGGAGTCTCGAGATTAGCCCCGCTGCTTTTGTGCACACCGTGCAAGCCCTCCTCGCAATACAAGAAAAACCATAATTACCACACGAATAGTTTCATCTCCGGCTCGAATCTCAACGCCAACACCACAGCCACGCAGTGGTACGTGCAGCAG CCCACGTGGCGATTATGGGGCGAGGAACGAGGTGACGGAGTAATTTACACGGTATATTTAAAGAAAGTCAGATATCACAGACCAACGAGAAGCCTCTCAGCATCG GATTCGGACGACGAAATATCGCATCTAGAATGGGAAACGGTGCGTGTGAGGTTTTTGAAGGCCGGCACGGTTCAGCGGCTGGTCGAGAGTCTGGCGAACGACGACGGGGAGCTGGAGTCGACATATATAAACGTCTTCCTGGCAACTTATCGAGCGTTCACAACGCCGCGGGAAGTTCTGGAGCTTTTGCTCGCGAGGTACGACGCTCTGGAGGAAAATTCCGGGGCTGCTCCCGCTGGCGAACAGCATCGAAAGACCCTGGTTCAGGCCCTCCACGTATGGCTGGACGCCTATCCCGGTGACTGGAAGTCGCCGCCGACTCATCCCCTCCTCGTCAGACTCCTCGACTTCACCCATCGGCGACTTCCGTCCTCGGAACTCGAACTGAAAGCCAGGCATCGACTCCACTGCTTTCAAAGAGCAGATCAGATCATAG ACTCCTGCCTGATGTACGAAAACAGTCGTCTGCCAGTTCACACATCAGGAGACAATATCGGAGATCTGTGGCCGACCTACTCGTTCCCAGAGGTGCCCCACCGCCATTTTGCCGAGCAGCTGACGCGGATGGACGCTGAGTTGTTCAAGAAGCTCGTAGCTCACCAATGCCTTGGTGCTGTCTGGTCGCGACGCGACCGTTCGCGGAGTCACGAGGCCGCAACGGTCTTGGCGACCGTCAATCAGTTCAACGCCGTGTCACTCAGAGTGATAACGACGATCCTGATCGACTTGAGCCTAAAGCCTCAGGAGCGTGCGAGAGTGATCGAGACCTGGATCGACATCGCACAGGAGCTGAGGGTGCTCAAGAACTTTAGTAGCCTCAAGGCCATCGTCTCAGGTCTGCAGAGCAACTCCGTTTACAGGCTGGAGAAGTGCTGGCAAGCCATGCCCAGGGAAAAACACGAGCTTTTTCGCGAGCTCGAGAGGATATTCTCAGAGGAGAATAACGCCTGGACTCAGAGAGAGCTCCTCATCAAGGAGGGCACTGCCAAGTTCGCTGACACCGCTGGGCGCAGCGATCGTCATTTGCAGAAACTATTCCAAAAACAGAACACTAACGCTGGG AATATCAGCTATGGCACCATTCCTTATCTGGGCACCTTTCTTACCGATCTCACCATGATCGACACGGCGATACCAGACACGATAGCCGATGGTCTTATTAATTTTGACAAGCGGAGAAAGGAGTTCGAGGTCCTGGCCAGGATCAGGCTCCTTCAGGGTGCCGCCAACGCCTACAATATCAGCGCAGACCCGATATTCGAGCGATGGTTTCATTCAGTACTTGTTCTCGATGACAGGGAAGCTTACAGAATGAGCTGTCAGATCGAACCACCTCCTCCGGGAAACACAATCAACAGTCGTGGCAAAAAGAAACAg GGTAATCCAGGTCACCGTAAAAACGATTCGATAACGTCGACCTCAAGTTCAAGCAGTTCTCAGTTCTACTGCGACTTGGAATCGTTACCGAGCTCGCCGCACAATTCGCTGGACCGTCAAACCTCACCGTCGCAGATGTCGAGCTCGTCCTCCAGCTCATCGCTTCCATCTCTCGACGTCTCCCTGAGCTCGGGGGGCGGGGCGAGCTCGGGTCACCAGGCGCGTCTTGCGCCGCCATATTTGACCCCGGGATCGAACGGCGCGCCGTCGGCGGGGGTGACTGGAAACTCGTCGAGCCCTATGAGCCCGACTCACTCGCACAAGAGCTCGCCGGACTTCTACATAATCAAGGTTACGATGGAAAGTGAGAGCGTCGAGACGGAGGGCGTGGTTCTCTACAAGTCGATAATGCTGTCGAACAACGAGCGTACTCCTCAGGTGATCAGGAATGCGATGCTCAAGCTCAACGTCGAAGGCAGTCCCGAGCACTACACCCTGGCCCAGGTGCTGCCTGACAGGGAAATGGTCCTTCCCAACTCGGCGAACGTTTATTACGCAGTCAACACCGCCCATAACCTCAATTTCATACTCAGACCGCGTCGCGACGTGAACACCGACGGTAACGTTACTGACAGTCCGAGGAACAAGAACGGCAATCAAAATCACAAACGATAA
- the LOC124183105 gene encoding ral guanine nucleotide dissociation stimulator-like 1 isoform X2, which produces MSGENADDSLPTWRLWGEERGDGVIYTVYLKKVRYHRPTRSLSASDSDDEISHLEWETVRVRFLKAGTVQRLVESLANDDGELESTYINVFLATYRAFTTPREVLELLLARYDALEENSGAAPAGEQHRKTLVQALHVWLDAYPGDWKSPPTHPLLVRLLDFTHRRLPSSELELKARHRLHCFQRADQIIDSCLMYENSRLPVHTSGDNIGDLWPTYSFPEVPHRHFAEQLTRMDAELFKKLVAHQCLGAVWSRRDRSRSHEAATVLATVNQFNAVSLRVITTILIDLSLKPQERARVIETWIDIAQELRVLKNFSSLKAIVSGLQSNSVYRLEKCWQAMPREKHELFRELERIFSEENNAWTQRELLIKEGTAKFADTAGRSDRHLQKLFQKQNTNAGNISYGTIPYLGTFLTDLTMIDTAIPDTIADGLINFDKRRKEFEVLARIRLLQGAANAYNISADPIFERWFHSVLVLDDREAYRMSCQIEPPPPGNTINSRGKKKQGNPGHRKNDSITSTSSSSSSQFYCDLESLPSSPHNSLDRQTSPSQMSSSSSSSSLPSLDVSLSSGGGASSGHQARLAPPYLTPGSNGAPSAGVTGNSSSPMSPTHSHKSSPDFYIIKVTMESESVETEGVVLYKSIMLSNNERTPQVIRNAMLKLNVEGSPEHYTLAQVLPDREMVLPNSANVYYAVNTAHNLNFILRPRRDVNTDGNVTDSPRNKNGNQNHKR; this is translated from the exons ATGAGTGGTGAAAATGCTGACGACTCCTTG CCCACGTGGCGATTATGGGGCGAGGAACGAGGTGACGGAGTAATTTACACGGTATATTTAAAGAAAGTCAGATATCACAGACCAACGAGAAGCCTCTCAGCATCG GATTCGGACGACGAAATATCGCATCTAGAATGGGAAACGGTGCGTGTGAGGTTTTTGAAGGCCGGCACGGTTCAGCGGCTGGTCGAGAGTCTGGCGAACGACGACGGGGAGCTGGAGTCGACATATATAAACGTCTTCCTGGCAACTTATCGAGCGTTCACAACGCCGCGGGAAGTTCTGGAGCTTTTGCTCGCGAGGTACGACGCTCTGGAGGAAAATTCCGGGGCTGCTCCCGCTGGCGAACAGCATCGAAAGACCCTGGTTCAGGCCCTCCACGTATGGCTGGACGCCTATCCCGGTGACTGGAAGTCGCCGCCGACTCATCCCCTCCTCGTCAGACTCCTCGACTTCACCCATCGGCGACTTCCGTCCTCGGAACTCGAACTGAAAGCCAGGCATCGACTCCACTGCTTTCAAAGAGCAGATCAGATCATAG ACTCCTGCCTGATGTACGAAAACAGTCGTCTGCCAGTTCACACATCAGGAGACAATATCGGAGATCTGTGGCCGACCTACTCGTTCCCAGAGGTGCCCCACCGCCATTTTGCCGAGCAGCTGACGCGGATGGACGCTGAGTTGTTCAAGAAGCTCGTAGCTCACCAATGCCTTGGTGCTGTCTGGTCGCGACGCGACCGTTCGCGGAGTCACGAGGCCGCAACGGTCTTGGCGACCGTCAATCAGTTCAACGCCGTGTCACTCAGAGTGATAACGACGATCCTGATCGACTTGAGCCTAAAGCCTCAGGAGCGTGCGAGAGTGATCGAGACCTGGATCGACATCGCACAGGAGCTGAGGGTGCTCAAGAACTTTAGTAGCCTCAAGGCCATCGTCTCAGGTCTGCAGAGCAACTCCGTTTACAGGCTGGAGAAGTGCTGGCAAGCCATGCCCAGGGAAAAACACGAGCTTTTTCGCGAGCTCGAGAGGATATTCTCAGAGGAGAATAACGCCTGGACTCAGAGAGAGCTCCTCATCAAGGAGGGCACTGCCAAGTTCGCTGACACCGCTGGGCGCAGCGATCGTCATTTGCAGAAACTATTCCAAAAACAGAACACTAACGCTGGG AATATCAGCTATGGCACCATTCCTTATCTGGGCACCTTTCTTACCGATCTCACCATGATCGACACGGCGATACCAGACACGATAGCCGATGGTCTTATTAATTTTGACAAGCGGAGAAAGGAGTTCGAGGTCCTGGCCAGGATCAGGCTCCTTCAGGGTGCCGCCAACGCCTACAATATCAGCGCAGACCCGATATTCGAGCGATGGTTTCATTCAGTACTTGTTCTCGATGACAGGGAAGCTTACAGAATGAGCTGTCAGATCGAACCACCTCCTCCGGGAAACACAATCAACAGTCGTGGCAAAAAGAAACAg GGTAATCCAGGTCACCGTAAAAACGATTCGATAACGTCGACCTCAAGTTCAAGCAGTTCTCAGTTCTACTGCGACTTGGAATCGTTACCGAGCTCGCCGCACAATTCGCTGGACCGTCAAACCTCACCGTCGCAGATGTCGAGCTCGTCCTCCAGCTCATCGCTTCCATCTCTCGACGTCTCCCTGAGCTCGGGGGGCGGGGCGAGCTCGGGTCACCAGGCGCGTCTTGCGCCGCCATATTTGACCCCGGGATCGAACGGCGCGCCGTCGGCGGGGGTGACTGGAAACTCGTCGAGCCCTATGAGCCCGACTCACTCGCACAAGAGCTCGCCGGACTTCTACATAATCAAGGTTACGATGGAAAGTGAGAGCGTCGAGACGGAGGGCGTGGTTCTCTACAAGTCGATAATGCTGTCGAACAACGAGCGTACTCCTCAGGTGATCAGGAATGCGATGCTCAAGCTCAACGTCGAAGGCAGTCCCGAGCACTACACCCTGGCCCAGGTGCTGCCTGACAGGGAAATGGTCCTTCCCAACTCGGCGAACGTTTATTACGCAGTCAACACCGCCCATAACCTCAATTTCATACTCAGACCGCGTCGCGACGTGAACACCGACGGTAACGTTACTGACAGTCCGAGGAACAAGAACGGCAATCAAAATCACAAACGATAA